The Caldibacillus debilis DSM 16016 genome includes a window with the following:
- the ppaX gene encoding pyrophosphatase PpaX, with protein sequence MITVLLFDFDGTLVDTNELIIQSFMHTFDRFFPNRYSREDCISFIGPTLRETFGKIAPDRAKEMIACYRAFNRENHDRYIREFPGVYETIRALHEHRFRLGIVTSKMKEMVHLGLEATRLRPFFPCIISVDEVANPKPHPESVLKAMEFFGARPEETLMIGDNYHDILAGKNAGTKTAGVAWSLKGKDYLRQFHPDYMLDKMSDLLTIVGVEQDEKDDAVSG encoded by the coding sequence ATGATTACCGTTCTCCTCTTTGATTTTGACGGGACCCTCGTCGACACCAACGAATTGATCATTCAATCGTTCATGCATACCTTCGACCGGTTTTTCCCGAACCGGTACAGCAGGGAAGATTGCATATCGTTTATCGGTCCGACGCTGAGGGAAACCTTCGGGAAGATAGCGCCGGATCGCGCCAAGGAAATGATCGCCTGCTACCGGGCTTTTAACCGGGAAAACCATGACCGTTACATCCGGGAGTTCCCCGGCGTTTATGAGACCATCCGCGCATTGCATGAACACCGTTTCCGCCTGGGAATCGTGACATCGAAAATGAAAGAAATGGTGCATCTGGGTTTGGAAGCGACCCGGCTCCGCCCCTTTTTCCCATGCATCATCTCGGTCGACGAGGTGGCGAATCCGAAACCCCATCCGGAATCGGTGCTGAAGGCGATGGAATTTTTCGGCGCCCGGCCCGAAGAGACGCTGATGATCGGGGACAATTATCATGACATTTTGGCGGGAAAAAACGCCGGGACAAAGACGGCGGGGGTGGCGTGGTCGCTGAAAGGAAAGGATTATTTGCGGCAGTTCCATCCGGATTATATGCTCGATAAGATGAGCGATCTTTTAACGATTGTCGGGGTTGAGCAGGATGAGAAGGACGACGCGGTATCCGGTTGA
- a CDS encoding acyltransferase: protein MRRTTRYPVEGPNPLWQVYKTVPFWKVVKNFIVIQIARYTPFLPLKNFLYRKFLKMKVGDNTSFALMAMVDVFFPEKITVGSNSVIGYNTTILTHEYLIDEYRIGEVVIGNEVMIGANTTILPGVTIGDRAVVSAATLVHQDVPPGAFVGGNPMRVIYTKEEMEERKKMSRPDR, encoded by the coding sequence ATGAGAAGGACGACGCGGTATCCGGTTGAAGGGCCGAATCCTTTGTGGCAAGTTTATAAAACCGTCCCCTTTTGGAAGGTGGTAAAAAATTTCATCGTCATCCAAATCGCCCGCTACACGCCCTTTTTGCCTTTGAAAAATTTTCTCTACCGGAAATTTTTGAAAATGAAGGTGGGGGATAACACGTCCTTCGCCCTGATGGCCATGGTCGACGTGTTTTTCCCGGAAAAAATCACCGTCGGTTCCAACAGCGTGATCGGCTACAATACGACGATACTGACCCACGAATATTTGATTGACGAATACCGGATCGGGGAAGTCGTCATCGGCAACGAAGTGATGATCGGCGCCAATACGACCATCCTTCCCGGCGTGACGATCGGCGACCGGGCCGTCGTCTCCGCGGCCACCCTCGTCCATCAAGACGTTCCCCCCGGCGCCTTTGTCGGCGGGAATCCGATGCGGGTGATTTACACAAAGGAAGAGATGGAGGAACGGAAGAAGATGTCCCGGCCCGACCGGTAG
- a CDS encoding tetratricopeptide repeat protein codes for MNNSMDHESQLKKLISFIPNGKFYFSKAVKAFQQNKLPLAKKYLERANQLEPDDPTIICQLAIVMAEMGDYEPANDLLYYILNRIDPDMTECYYFLGNNYAYLGKYKEALYHVRTYLYFDPEGEYAEEAKELEEILVMEIGEEEDFLTQGGAGEDFWEELELIELQDEANRLLKEGKIGEAIWLFREIIEKYPRFWPAYNNLALAYFYIGKTADAAELLEQVLAESPGNLHALCNAAIFSRHAGEPVDGLASMLEKIYPISDDHRFKLGTTLAILGRYERAYQWLKSIAKKGYEVDSYLYYWLAYSAHFSGMEEEARQYWETFVRLHPDKKGREPWKTENFPSPFSGSPRRPD; via the coding sequence GTGAATAATTCCATGGATCACGAATCCCAACTGAAAAAATTGATTTCATTCATACCGAACGGAAAGTTTTATTTTTCGAAGGCGGTCAAAGCCTTCCAGCAAAATAAATTGCCCTTGGCGAAAAAATATCTGGAGAGGGCCAATCAGCTGGAACCGGACGATCCGACGATCATTTGCCAATTGGCCATCGTCATGGCGGAAATGGGCGATTATGAACCGGCGAATGATCTCCTCTATTATATATTGAACCGCATCGATCCGGACATGACCGAATGTTATTATTTTTTGGGAAACAACTACGCCTATCTCGGAAAATATAAAGAGGCCCTGTACCACGTCCGCACCTATCTCTATTTTGATCCGGAAGGGGAATACGCCGAGGAGGCGAAAGAACTGGAGGAAATCCTCGTCATGGAGATCGGCGAGGAGGAAGACTTTTTGACGCAGGGCGGTGCGGGGGAAGACTTTTGGGAAGAACTCGAGCTGATCGAGCTTCAGGATGAAGCCAACCGGCTGCTGAAGGAGGGAAAGATCGGGGAAGCGATCTGGCTTTTCCGGGAAATCATCGAAAAATATCCCCGCTTTTGGCCAGCCTACAACAACTTGGCCCTCGCCTATTTTTACATCGGAAAAACCGCTGATGCCGCGGAATTATTGGAGCAGGTCTTGGCGGAGAGCCCCGGGAATCTCCATGCCCTGTGCAACGCCGCCATCTTTTCGCGCCACGCAGGAGAGCCGGTGGACGGGTTGGCGTCGATGCTGGAGAAAATTTATCCGATTTCCGACGACCACCGTTTCAAATTGGGCACGACGCTGGCGATTCTCGGCAGATACGAACGGGCCTACCAATGGCTGAAATCGATCGCGAAAAAAGGCTATGAAGTGGACAGTTACCTTTATTACTGGCTGGCCTATTCCGCCCATTTCAGCGGAATGGAGGAGGAGGCCCGGCAATATTGGGAAACGTTCGTCAGGCTCCATCCGGACAAAAAGGGAAGGGAGCCGTGGAAAACGGAAAATTTCCCCTCCCCCTTTTCCGGATCCCCGCGGCGTCCCGATTGA
- the trxB gene encoding thioredoxin-disulfide reductase, translating into MAEEKIYDVVIIGAGPAGMTAAVYTSRANLSTLMIERGVPGGQMVNTGEVENYPGYDSILGPELSEKMFAHAKKFGAEYAYGDIKEVIDGKPYKRVIAGNKEYKARAVIIATGAEYKKLGVPGEMELSGRGVSYCAVCDGAFFRGKDLIVVGGGDSAVEEGVYLTRFARKVTIVHRRDKLRAQKILQQRAFANEKIDFIWNHTVKRINEKDGKVGSVTLVSTVDGTEKEVAADGVFIYIGMVPLTKPFEKLGITNENGYIVTNERMETKIPGIFAAGDVREKTLRQIVTATGDGCIAAQSAQLYVENLAEELEKANIS; encoded by the coding sequence GTGGCTGAAGAAAAAATTTATGATGTGGTGATCATCGGGGCGGGTCCCGCCGGCATGACGGCGGCGGTCTACACATCCCGCGCCAATCTGTCCACATTAATGATCGAACGGGGCGTGCCCGGCGGGCAAATGGTGAATACCGGGGAAGTGGAAAATTATCCCGGCTATGATTCCATTTTAGGGCCGGAATTGTCGGAAAAAATGTTTGCCCATGCGAAAAAATTCGGAGCCGAATACGCTTACGGGGATATCAAAGAGGTCATCGACGGGAAACCTTACAAGCGGGTCATCGCCGGGAACAAGGAATATAAGGCCCGCGCCGTCATCATCGCCACCGGGGCGGAATATAAGAAGCTCGGCGTCCCCGGGGAAATGGAATTGAGCGGCAGGGGCGTCTCCTATTGCGCCGTATGTGACGGGGCGTTTTTCAGAGGGAAGGATCTGATCGTGGTCGGCGGGGGCGATTCGGCGGTTGAAGAAGGGGTTTATTTGACCCGGTTTGCCAGAAAAGTCACGATCGTCCACCGCCGCGACAAGCTGCGGGCGCAAAAGATTTTGCAGCAGCGGGCCTTCGCCAATGAAAAAATCGACTTTATCTGGAACCATACGGTAAAAAGAATCAATGAAAAGGACGGAAAAGTGGGGAGCGTCACCCTCGTTTCCACCGTGGACGGCACGGAAAAAGAAGTGGCCGCGGACGGCGTATTCATTTACATCGGCATGGTGCCGCTGACGAAGCCCTTCGAAAAATTGGGAATCACCAATGAAAACGGCTATATTGTGACGAACGAGCGGATGGAAACGAAAATCCCGGGTATTTTTGCCGCGGGGGATGTCAGGGAAAAAACGCTGCGGCAAATCGTTACGGCGACGGGGGACGGCTGCATCGCCGCGCAGAGCGCCCAGCTGTATGTAGAGAATCTGGCCGAAGAATTGGAAAAGGCAAATATTTCATAA
- a CDS encoding NUDIX hydrolase, which yields MQRVTNCVFFKDGKVLMLRKPSRGFWALPGGKMEPKETVKEAVVREYLEETGIRIKDPVLKSISTFLVDEGNGVHEWMMFTFLAKDGEGQTKETTDEGILQWQPVQEIGNLPMAEGDRFIIRHALNGNEIMYNSFHYSSDYRLLSYRLDPELA from the coding sequence ATGCAAAGAGTAACCAATTGTGTTTTTTTTAAGGACGGCAAGGTATTGATGCTGAGAAAGCCGAGCCGCGGTTTCTGGGCTTTGCCCGGCGGCAAAATGGAGCCGAAAGAAACGGTGAAGGAAGCGGTCGTCAGGGAATATTTGGAAGAAACGGGGATCCGGATTAAAGATCCGGTGCTGAAAAGCATTTCCACCTTTTTAGTCGATGAAGGAAACGGCGTTCATGAATGGATGATGTTTACCTTTTTGGCGAAGGACGGGGAAGGGCAGACCAAGGAAACGACCGATGAAGGGATCTTGCAATGGCAGCCCGTTCAAGAAATCGGAAACTTGCCGATGGCCGAGGGCGACCGGTTTATCATCCGCCACGCGCTGAACGGGAACGAGATCATGTACAATTCCTTCCATTATTCTTCCGATTATCGTCTGCTTTCCTACCGCCTGGATCCGGAATTGGCATAA
- the rapZ gene encoding RNase adapter RapZ encodes MQSQHQEMQVVIITGMSGAGKTVAIHSFEDLGFFCVDNLPPLLLPKFLELMKESGKMNKVALVMDLRGREFFDDLFKVLDELEQSPWMQVKILFLDADDSTLVNRYKESRRSHPLAKSGLPLEGIRLERALLEEIKGRAQIIYNTSQMKPKELREKILEEFSESNAKIFSIHIVSFGFKHGIPIDADLVFDVRFLPNPYYIRRMREKTGLESEVYDYVMKWNDTAKFLEKLTDLLEFIIPLYKREGKSQLVIAVGCTGGQHRSVAIARYLKEKLQTDYPVEITHREISDERKKFHDGI; translated from the coding sequence ATGCAGTCGCAGCACCAGGAGATGCAGGTTGTGATCATCACGGGGATGTCCGGGGCGGGGAAAACGGTTGCGATCCACAGTTTTGAAGATCTCGGTTTTTTTTGTGTGGACAATTTGCCCCCGCTCCTGCTTCCGAAATTTTTGGAGCTGATGAAGGAAAGCGGCAAGATGAACAAGGTCGCCCTGGTGATGGATCTGAGGGGCAGGGAATTTTTTGACGATTTGTTCAAAGTTTTGGACGAACTGGAACAAAGTCCGTGGATGCAGGTCAAGATTTTGTTTTTGGATGCCGACGATTCCACTTTGGTCAACCGGTATAAAGAATCGCGGCGTTCCCACCCCCTGGCCAAATCCGGGCTCCCCTTGGAAGGCATCCGCCTGGAACGGGCGCTGCTCGAGGAAATCAAAGGCCGCGCCCAAATCATTTACAATACGAGCCAAATGAAGCCGAAAGAACTTCGGGAAAAGATTTTGGAAGAATTCTCCGAAAGCAACGCCAAAATCTTTTCCATCCATATCGTTTCCTTCGGCTTTAAGCATGGCATACCGATCGACGCCGATCTCGTCTTCGACGTGCGGTTTTTGCCGAATCCCTATTATATCCGCAGGATGCGGGAGAAAACCGGCTTGGAATCGGAAGTGTACGACTATGTCATGAAGTGGAACGACACGGCCAAGTTTTTGGAAAAATTGACGGACCTTCTGGAGTTCATCATCCCCCTTTACAAGCGGGAAGGGAAGAGCCAGCTGGTGATTGCGGTCGGCTGTACCGGCGGACAGCACCGCTCCGTCGCCATCGCCAGGTATTTGAAAGAAAAGCTGCAAACCGATTATCCGGTGGAAATCACTCACCGGGAAATAAGCGACGAAAGGAAAAAGTTTCATGATGGAATATAA
- a CDS encoding gluconeogenesis factor YvcK family protein: MMEYKALPKVVVIGGGTGLPVLLRGLKRFPVNITAIVTVADDGGSSGRIREDLRVPPPGDIRNVLAALSEVEPLILQLFQHRFRSDGELSGHSLGNLMLAAMTNITGNFARAVQEMSKVLNVKGTVLPSSNQIVMLHAELEDGTVISGESKIPLAGKRIKRVFLTPDRIDPLPEAVRSIETADFIIVGPGSLYTSILPNLLVPGIGHAVRQAKARKIYICNLMTQPGETDGYKASDHIQAIFDHIGHASIHQIIVNDGAIPEEITEKYKKETSIPVLPDVDNLVRMGLDVISEPIADYKSGIVRHDSLKLSEIIFQIIKETL; this comes from the coding sequence ATGATGGAATATAAGGCATTGCCGAAAGTCGTCGTCATCGGCGGCGGAACCGGATTGCCCGTATTGCTGCGGGGGTTGAAACGGTTCCCCGTCAACATTACGGCCATCGTCACCGTCGCCGATGACGGAGGCAGTTCGGGAAGGATACGGGAAGATTTACGCGTCCCTCCCCCCGGCGATATCCGCAATGTTTTGGCGGCCCTCTCGGAGGTGGAACCCCTCATCCTTCAGCTGTTCCAGCATCGGTTCCGTTCCGACGGGGAATTATCCGGCCATTCGTTGGGAAATTTGATGCTTGCGGCGATGACGAACATTACGGGCAATTTTGCCCGCGCCGTGCAGGAAATGAGCAAGGTTTTAAACGTGAAAGGGACGGTCCTTCCTTCTTCCAATCAGATCGTGATGCTGCATGCGGAACTGGAGGACGGCACGGTCATTTCCGGGGAATCGAAAATCCCGTTGGCGGGCAAACGGATCAAACGGGTCTTTTTAACCCCGGATCGTATCGATCCCCTTCCCGAAGCCGTCCGCTCCATTGAAACGGCGGATTTCATCATCGTCGGCCCCGGCAGTCTGTATACCAGCATTTTGCCGAATTTGCTCGTGCCGGGCATCGGGCATGCGGTCCGCCAGGCGAAGGCGAGAAAGATCTATATTTGCAACTTGATGACCCAGCCCGGGGAAACGGACGGTTACAAGGCGAGCGACCATATCCAGGCGATCTTTGACCATATCGGCCATGCATCCATCCATCAAATCATCGTCAACGACGGGGCGATTCCCGAAGAAATCACCGAAAAATATAAGAAAGAAACGTCCATTCCCGTCCTCCCCGATGTCGACAACCTCGTGCGAATGGGTTTGGACGTGATTTCCGAACCGATCGCCGACTACAAGAGCGGGATCGTCCGCCACGATTCGCTCAAGCTTTCGGAAATCATTTTTCAAATCATAAAGGAAACCCTTTAG
- the whiA gene encoding DNA-binding protein WhiA yields the protein MSFASDIKKELTNLEVKDCCGKAELAALTRMNGSVFFAGQKVWVNVQTENAAIARRIYTLIKKYYDVPLEVIVRKKMRLKKNNIYIVRIIEGGDMILKDLEIVGEGFSINRKISEGLTRKKCCKRSYLRGAFLAGGSVNNPETSSYHLEIFSLFNEHAESLRSLMNGFSLNSRTLQRKKGYITYLKEAEKISDFLNVIGAHNALLRFEDVRIVRDMRNSVNRLVNCETANLNKTISAAVRQVENIKLIDEQIGLDSLPEKLKEIAKLRLEYQDVTLQELCEMASGKISKSGINHRLRKLDDIAEKLRSGQPVRF from the coding sequence ATGTCATTTGCCTCGGATATCAAAAAGGAATTGACGAATCTGGAGGTCAAAGACTGCTGCGGGAAGGCCGAACTCGCCGCATTGACGCGGATGAACGGTTCGGTTTTTTTTGCAGGCCAGAAGGTTTGGGTGAACGTCCAGACGGAAAATGCGGCGATCGCCAGAAGAATCTACACCTTGATCAAAAAATATTACGATGTGCCGCTGGAAGTCATCGTCCGGAAGAAAATGAGGCTGAAAAAAAATAACATCTATATCGTCCGGATCATCGAAGGCGGAGATATGATCCTGAAAGACTTGGAAATCGTCGGCGAAGGATTTTCCATCAACCGGAAGATCTCCGAAGGCCTCACCCGGAAAAAATGCTGCAAGCGGTCCTATTTGCGCGGCGCTTTCCTTGCGGGAGGCTCGGTAAATAACCCGGAGACCTCATCTTATCATCTGGAGATTTTTTCCCTGTTCAATGAACATGCGGAGTCTCTCCGCTCGCTGATGAACGGCTTTTCATTGAACAGCCGGACATTGCAGCGAAAGAAAGGCTATATCACCTATCTGAAGGAAGCGGAAAAAATCAGCGATTTTTTGAACGTGATCGGCGCCCACAACGCCCTGCTGCGCTTTGAGGACGTGCGGATCGTAAGGGACATGCGGAATTCGGTGAACCGGCTCGTCAATTGCGAAACGGCAAATTTGAACAAAACGATCAGCGCGGCGGTCCGGCAAGTGGAGAATATCAAATTGATCGACGAACAAATCGGCCTCGACTCCCTCCCGGAAAAATTGAAGGAAATTGCGAAGCTCCGCCTGGAATACCAGGATGTCACGCTGCAGGAATTATGCGAAATGGCCTCCGGAAAGATCAGCAAATCGGGAATCAACCACCGCCTTCGCAAACTGGACGACATCGCCGAGAAATTGCGAAGCGGGCAGCCCGTCCGTTTTTGA
- the clpP gene encoding ATP-dependent Clp endopeptidase proteolytic subunit ClpP: MYLIPTVIEQTNRGERAYDIYSRLLKDRIIMLGGPIDDQVANSIVAQLLFLDAENPEKDISLYINSPGGSITAGMAIYDTMQFVKADVQTICIGMAASMGAFLLAAGTKGKRYALPNSEVMIHQPLGGAQGQATEIEIAARRILFLRDKINKLLSEHTGQPLEVIQKDTDRDKFMTAQEAKDYGLIDHIISRNTIS; this comes from the coding sequence ATGTATTTGATTCCGACAGTCATCGAACAAACCAATCGCGGAGAACGTGCCTACGATATTTATTCCCGCCTTTTGAAAGACCGGATCATCATGCTCGGTGGGCCGATCGACGACCAGGTGGCCAACTCCATCGTCGCCCAATTGCTGTTTTTGGATGCGGAAAATCCGGAAAAGGACATCTCCTTATACATCAACAGCCCGGGCGGAAGCATCACCGCCGGAATGGCCATTTACGACACGATGCAATTTGTCAAGGCGGATGTGCAAACGATCTGCATCGGCATGGCCGCGTCCATGGGCGCCTTCTTGCTGGCGGCGGGAACGAAAGGGAAACGCTACGCCCTGCCGAACAGCGAAGTGATGATCCACCAACCGTTGGGCGGCGCCCAAGGGCAGGCGACGGAAATCGAAATCGCGGCGAGACGGATCCTGTTCTTGCGCGACAAGATCAACAAACTCTTGTCCGAACATACCGGCCAGCCGCTGGAAGTCATCCAAAAGGACACGGACCGGGACAAATTCATGACCGCCCAAGAAGCGAAGGATTACGGGCTGATCGACCACATTATCTCCAGAAACACGATTTCTTGA
- the rpoN gene encoding RNA polymerase factor sigma-54: MKLQTGLTQEQNLQLNITQELLQAISLLQYTSLELASFLEEKAEENPLLNVDIHFFRTTDPHAKKWNRYRNYEKSGPPVADIEQIPFPGSCSLADYLKTQSLLLPLDGEERKALDYFILNLDGNGYLSVDVEEACRQIGVSKEAGERALAALQRLDPPGVGARSLQECLLLQLERSPGDNALAITVIKDYFQPFVNRKWREISRKLNVSAAEIQKVMDGVQKLNPKPGAAFLQERPHYIIPDFIVKYNDGKWEIEIAEANLIDVKLNRDYVDVFRGNPDPAMKAYFREKMQQYRWLQKSLAQRRETMMKIIGELVKLQEKFFLGEKNQLRPMTMKELAERAGVHESTVSRVVKNKYVRAPGGTFALKDLFSAKLAKNREEISAQQIKGELRAIIDREDKRRPLSDQEIAEIFQKKGISVSRRTIAKYREQIGIPSSNKRRRFGAE, encoded by the coding sequence ATGAAACTGCAGACGGGGTTGACCCAGGAACAAAACCTACAGCTGAATATTACCCAGGAATTATTGCAAGCGATTTCTTTATTGCAATATACCTCCTTGGAGCTGGCTTCGTTTTTGGAAGAAAAAGCGGAAGAAAACCCGCTGCTGAACGTGGATATCCATTTTTTCCGGACAACGGATCCCCACGCCAAAAAATGGAACCGTTACAGGAATTACGAAAAGTCCGGCCCCCCCGTGGCGGATATCGAACAAATCCCCTTCCCCGGCTCCTGCTCCCTTGCCGATTATTTGAAAACCCAGAGCCTCCTGCTGCCCTTGGACGGGGAGGAGAGGAAGGCCCTGGACTATTTCATTCTCAACCTCGACGGGAACGGTTATCTCTCCGTCGACGTGGAAGAGGCATGCCGGCAGATCGGGGTTTCCAAGGAGGCGGGGGAAAGGGCGCTGGCCGCATTGCAGCGTTTGGATCCTCCCGGAGTCGGCGCCAGGTCGCTGCAGGAATGCCTGTTGCTGCAACTGGAAAGGTCCCCCGGGGATAACGCCTTGGCCATCACCGTGATCAAAGACTATTTTCAGCCGTTCGTCAACAGGAAGTGGCGGGAGATTTCCCGGAAATTGAACGTTTCCGCCGCCGAGATCCAGAAGGTCATGGACGGGGTGCAAAAACTGAACCCGAAACCGGGGGCCGCCTTCCTGCAGGAACGTCCCCATTACATTATTCCGGATTTTATAGTAAAATATAACGACGGAAAATGGGAAATTGAGATTGCCGAAGCCAATCTCATTGACGTGAAATTGAACCGGGACTATGTCGATGTCTTCCGCGGGAACCCGGATCCGGCGATGAAAGCCTATTTCCGGGAAAAAATGCAGCAATACCGCTGGCTGCAAAAAAGCCTGGCCCAGCGGCGGGAGACGATGATGAAAATCATCGGCGAACTGGTCAAGCTCCAGGAAAAGTTCTTTTTAGGGGAAAAAAACCAGCTCCGCCCGATGACGATGAAGGAACTCGCCGAACGGGCGGGGGTCCATGAATCGACGGTTTCCAGGGTGGTCAAGAACAAATACGTCCGCGCCCCGGGCGGAACTTTTGCCTTGAAGGACCTGTTTTCCGCAAAGCTCGCCAAAAATCGGGAAGAAATATCGGCGCAGCAAATCAAAGGCGAATTGCGGGCGATCATCGACCGGGAGGATAAAAGGCGCCCCTTGTCCGACCAGGAAATCGCGGAGATTTTTCAAAAGAAAGGCATATCCGTCTCCCGGCGGACGATCGCCAAATACCGGGAACAGATCGGCATCCCGAGTTCGAATAAAAGAAGAAGATTCGGAGCAGAATAA
- a CDS encoding glutaredoxin family protein, translated as MEVTFYSRPGCHLCERAETVLRELTEELPITLKKINIDDSDEWTEKYGLMIPVLEVDGQIILYGQIVKDEARNRLQQLLSN; from the coding sequence GTGGAAGTCACGTTTTACAGCCGGCCCGGCTGCCATCTGTGCGAAAGGGCGGAAACGGTTTTGCGGGAATTGACCGAAGAATTGCCGATCACCTTGAAAAAGATCAACATCGACGACAGCGATGAATGGACGGAAAAATACGGGCTGATGATCCCCGTCCTTGAGGTGGACGGACAGATCATCCTATATGGACAAATTGTGAAAGATGAAGCGAGAAACCGCTTACAACAACTCCTCTCCAATTGA
- a CDS encoding sugar-binding transcriptional regulator, producing MESLIQIQKRLVPDLLETLEKRYQILHTISLMQPVGRRSLSARMGMTERVLRGEIDFLKEQKLIDVKSSGMTLSHEGKIILFKLEEFMREVTGVLELETKLKSQLNIKDVVVISGDSDTSPWVKFELGRACVKRIKSCLADRNVIAVMGGTTMAAVAEAFTPDFHDKEIVFVPARGGLGEDVKNQANTIVSKMAEKSGGKHRVLYVPEQVSQEIYESVIEEPSIKEVLTMIQSANIVIHGIGEAKAMAERRRTEAEIMEKITRGKAVGEAFGYYFNEEGKIVHKVRTIGLQLRDLNAIPHIFAVAGGKSKAKAIKAYMKIAPPNTVLITDEAVAKRLLKG from the coding sequence ATGGAATCGTTGATCCAAATCCAAAAAAGATTAGTCCCCGATCTTTTGGAAACGCTGGAAAAAAGGTATCAGATCCTGCACACGATATCCTTGATGCAGCCGGTCGGCAGAAGAAGCCTGTCCGCAAGGATGGGGATGACGGAACGGGTTCTCCGCGGAGAGATCGATTTCCTGAAAGAGCAAAAATTAATCGATGTGAAGAGCAGCGGAATGACCCTGAGCCATGAAGGCAAGATTATTTTGTTCAAACTGGAAGAATTTATGCGGGAAGTGACCGGCGTCCTCGAATTGGAAACAAAGCTGAAAAGTCAGCTGAACATCAAGGATGTCGTCGTGATTTCCGGGGACAGCGACACATCTCCCTGGGTGAAATTTGAACTTGGCCGGGCGTGTGTCAAGCGGATCAAAAGCTGCCTCGCCGATCGAAACGTCATTGCCGTCATGGGAGGAACGACGATGGCGGCGGTGGCCGAAGCCTTCACCCCCGATTTTCACGACAAGGAAATCGTCTTTGTGCCGGCGAGGGGCGGTCTCGGGGAAGATGTGAAAAACCAGGCGAATACCATCGTATCCAAGATGGCGGAAAAGTCCGGCGGAAAGCACCGGGTTTTGTACGTCCCTGAACAGGTCAGCCAGGAGATTTACGAGTCGGTGATCGAGGAGCCTTCGATCAAAGAGGTTTTAACCATGATCCAATCGGCCAATATCGTCATCCACGGCATCGGGGAGGCGAAAGCCATGGCCGAAAGGAGAAGGACGGAAGCGGAGATCATGGAGAAAATCACCCGCGGAAAGGCTGTCGGCGAAGCCTTCGGGTATTATTTCAACGAAGAGGGGAAAATCGTCCACAAAGTGCGGACGATCGGCTTGCAATTGCGCGATCTGAACGCCATCCCCCACATCTTCGCCGTAGCCGGCGGTAAATCGAAGGCCAAGGCGATCAAAGCCTATATGAAAATCGCGCCTCCCAATACGGTGCTGATCACCGATGAGGCGGTCGCGAAAAGGTTATTAAAAGGTTAA